A single Haloglycomyces albus DSM 45210 DNA region contains:
- a CDS encoding TetR/AcrR family transcriptional regulator: protein MTDTDTPSILRADARRNIDRIRTAAVTVFGERGLSAPLEDVAAAARVSKATIFNRFGGRIGLIDAVIDELAAKELMDVIERMRAVPDVGTRIRAYVGALRDLQYRLSAVNGVLLQQFPDSEALMDLCHTGEAFHSELVAEGHAAGVLADGFTARDFQALATDNALALEHGGRPSRADYDRRTVFVLDGICRSA, encoded by the coding sequence ATGACCGATACAGACACGCCGTCGATACTGAGAGCCGATGCACGCCGCAATATCGACCGCATCCGTACGGCGGCAGTGACGGTGTTCGGTGAACGCGGCCTTTCCGCACCGCTAGAAGATGTGGCTGCGGCCGCGCGCGTGAGCAAGGCGACCATCTTCAACAGATTCGGGGGTCGTATCGGCCTGATCGACGCGGTTATCGACGAGCTCGCCGCGAAGGAATTGATGGACGTCATCGAACGAATGCGGGCCGTCCCTGATGTCGGTACGCGGATTCGCGCCTACGTGGGGGCGTTGCGGGACCTCCAGTACCGGCTGTCGGCAGTCAACGGGGTCCTGCTACAGCAGTTTCCCGACTCTGAGGCCCTCATGGATCTGTGCCACACGGGAGAAGCCTTCCACAGTGAACTAGTCGCGGAGGGGCATGCCGCCGGAGTCCTCGCCGACGGGTTCACAGCGCGTGATTTCCAGGCACTTGCCACCGATAACGCCCTCGCGCTTGAACATGGCGGCCGGCCGTCCCGGGCCGACTACGACCGCCGAACCGTATTCGTTCTCGACGGGATCTGTCGATCGGCATAG
- a CDS encoding NAD(P)H-binding protein encodes MIIVTGATGVLNGHTVEHLLQRIPAAQIGVSVRDPSRADHLARRGVRVRRGSYDDPAALRHSFAGAKQVLLISSSDIGADVVAQHRRAIDAAVAAGAERILYTSTFGAGFDTPYPPLTIHAATEEHLASSGVPWTALRNGFYGDLGQLLGPWQSTGTIAKPADGPFPWVDRRDAAEAAAAVLTGDVAFDGPVDLIPASPVTLADFALAASNLSGHHIERSTVEDETWVAEEVATGVPEQAARFALSMFQAIRSGHFAHSGSTLTRLLGRPPRNVTDLIAEQIGR; translated from the coding sequence ATGATCATCGTGACCGGAGCGACCGGGGTCCTCAACGGGCACACCGTCGAGCATCTCCTGCAGCGAATCCCCGCAGCACAGATCGGAGTCAGCGTCCGCGACCCGTCCCGCGCGGACCACCTCGCACGTCGCGGTGTTCGCGTGCGACGAGGAAGCTACGACGACCCCGCCGCCCTGCGCCACTCCTTTGCCGGCGCAAAACAGGTGCTCCTGATCTCATCCAGCGACATCGGGGCCGACGTCGTCGCCCAGCATAGAAGAGCGATCGACGCCGCCGTCGCCGCAGGGGCAGAAAGGATCCTCTACACCAGCACCTTTGGAGCCGGTTTCGACACCCCGTACCCGCCGTTGACGATCCACGCCGCCACGGAAGAGCACCTCGCCTCCTCCGGCGTCCCATGGACCGCCCTTCGCAACGGCTTCTACGGAGACTTGGGGCAGCTGCTCGGTCCGTGGCAGAGCACGGGAACGATCGCGAAGCCCGCCGATGGGCCGTTCCCCTGGGTGGACCGTCGCGACGCGGCCGAAGCCGCTGCTGCGGTCCTCACCGGCGACGTCGCGTTCGACGGTCCCGTCGATCTGATCCCGGCCTCACCGGTCACCCTCGCCGACTTCGCCTTGGCGGCCTCCAACCTCTCCGGCCACCACATTGAGCGCAGCACCGTCGAAGACGAAACGTGGGTCGCGGAGGAGGTCGCGACAGGCGTACCGGAACAGGCAGCGCGCTTCGCTCTATCGATGTTCCAGGCCATACGGAGCGGACACTTCGCGCACTCCGGTTCCACGCTCACCCGACTCCTCGGACGGCCGCCCCGCAACGTCACCGACCTGATCGCGGAACAGATCGGCAGGTGA
- a CDS encoding DUF2199 domain-containing protein, translating to MTLDFTCDTCEQTHNQPESLMFDAPIYWQSESRDSPNGFLDMDYCVLDGTHFFVLGLIELPIVGSNDVFSWGAWSSLSADNFRKAQNLHDTPARTAEPPYFGWLSNRIPFYDIDTLNMKVNVHSREPGQKPFIEVEPTDHPLAVEQRNGITRQRVQEIWSTYHHAADEPEG from the coding sequence ATGACTCTCGACTTTACCTGTGATACATGCGAACAAACACACAACCAGCCCGAATCCCTCATGTTCGATGCCCCGATCTATTGGCAGTCAGAATCACGCGACAGCCCGAACGGCTTTCTCGACATGGACTACTGTGTCCTCGACGGCACGCACTTTTTCGTCCTCGGCCTCATCGAGCTACCCATTGTCGGTAGTAACGACGTATTTTCCTGGGGAGCGTGGAGTTCACTCAGTGCAGATAACTTTCGAAAAGCCCAAAACCTCCACGATACCCCTGCCCGGACGGCTGAGCCGCCTTACTTCGGCTGGCTGTCCAACCGAATTCCCTTCTACGACATCGACACCCTCAATATGAAGGTCAACGTCCATTCAAGAGAACCGGGTCAGAAACCGTTCATCGAGGTTGAGCCGACAGACCATCCACTCGCCGTCGAACAACGAAACGGAATCACTCGCCAGCGTGTGCAGGAAATTTGGTCGACGTACCATCACGCAGCGGACGAACCGGAAGGTTAA
- the ychF gene encoding redox-regulated ATPase YchF: MKLTLGIAGLPNVGKSTLFNALTKADILAANYPFATIEPNVGVVPVPDDRLGVLAEMFDAEKIVPATVSFVDIAGLVRGASEGAGKGNQFLSNIRESNAIVQVVRVFDDGNVTHVDGEINPEDDIETINTELILADLQTIDNALPRLEKEAKTKKDKQPKVTAVKEAREILDGGKTLYAAGFESEHIDDLHLLTTKPFIYVFNVDENQVADEALTSKLRDMVAPAQAVFLDAKFESELIDLDEEEARELLTSTGQEEPGLERLASVGFDTLGLQTYLTAGPKEARAWTIRQGDTAPQAAGAIHTDFERGFIKAEIVSYDDLIAAGSMQEAKSAGKVRMEGKDYVMRDGDVVEFRFNV, translated from the coding sequence GTGAAACTTACGCTTGGAATCGCTGGACTACCTAATGTCGGTAAAAGTACGCTATTCAATGCATTGACCAAAGCTGATATTTTGGCGGCGAATTACCCGTTCGCCACGATCGAGCCGAACGTGGGTGTCGTCCCGGTGCCGGATGACCGGCTCGGGGTATTGGCTGAGATGTTCGACGCTGAGAAGATCGTGCCCGCGACGGTGAGTTTTGTCGATATCGCCGGTTTGGTGCGCGGCGCCAGCGAGGGGGCCGGTAAGGGGAACCAGTTCCTGTCCAACATTCGCGAATCGAATGCGATTGTGCAGGTGGTCCGGGTTTTCGACGACGGTAACGTAACGCACGTGGACGGCGAGATCAACCCCGAAGACGACATCGAGACGATCAATACCGAGCTGATCCTGGCCGATCTGCAGACGATCGATAACGCTTTGCCGCGTCTGGAGAAAGAGGCGAAGACCAAGAAGGACAAGCAGCCCAAGGTCACGGCCGTCAAAGAGGCCCGAGAGATCCTGGACGGCGGCAAAACCCTGTACGCCGCCGGTTTTGAGTCCGAGCACATCGACGATCTGCACCTTCTGACGACCAAACCGTTCATTTACGTCTTCAACGTCGACGAGAATCAGGTCGCCGACGAGGCGTTGACCTCCAAGTTGCGCGATATGGTCGCCCCCGCACAGGCGGTGTTCCTGGACGCGAAGTTCGAGTCCGAACTGATCGACTTGGACGAGGAAGAGGCTCGCGAGCTCTTGACGTCGACCGGTCAGGAAGAGCCGGGTCTGGAGCGCCTCGCCTCGGTCGGTTTTGACACGCTCGGCCTGCAGACCTACCTCACCGCCGGCCCCAAGGAGGCTCGGGCCTGGACGATCCGTCAAGGCGACACCGCGCCACAAGCGGCCGGGGCGATTCACACGGACTTTGAACGCGGGTTCATCAAGGCCGAAATCGTCTCCTACGACGATTTGATCGCGGCCGGTTCCATGCAGGAGGCCAAGTCCGCCGGGAAAGTCCGCATGGAAGGCAAGGACTACGTTATGCGAGACGGCGACGTCGTTGAATTCAGGTTTAATGTGTAG